A window of Streptomyces profundus genomic DNA:
GCGGACTCGTCCAGTTGCGGCACACCGCTGATCTGACGATGATCCACGGGGACCACTACGAGTACCGGTCAGGAATTCGGCCGTACATGATCAACCATCTGCGGAGCAAGGTCGAGGCGGTCCTGCGGGTGGTGGATCTCGAATCCACCGATCTGGTCCTGGACATCGGCAGCAACGACTCCACTCTTCTCCAGGCGTATCCGTCCGATGGACCCACACTGGTCGGCGTGGATCCCACCGGGGAGAAGCTGCGTGAGTTCTATCCGCCGCATATCGAGCTGATCCCTGACTTCTTCACCCGGGAGAAGTTCCAGGAGCGGTACGGCGACCGCAAGGCCAAGATCGTCACCTCCATCGCGATGTTCTACAACCTGCCTGACCCGATGGGCTTCATGCGCGATGTGCACGCCATCCTCGCCGACGACGGCGTGTGGATGATCGAGGTCAGCAACCTCACGTCGATGATCGACGCCACCGCCTACGACGTGATGTGTCACGAGCATCTGGAGCTCTACGCGCTGCGCCAGATCGAGTGGATGGCCGACCGGGTCGGTTTCACGGTGGTGCGGGCCGAGATCACCGAGGTCTACAACGGCAGCCTCTGCGTCATCCTCGCCAAGTCCCCCACCCGCTACCGCGTGGACGAGGCCGGCATCGAGGAGCTGCGCCGGATCGAGGCCGCCGGAGGGCTGGACACCATGGCCCCGTTCGAGGCGTTCGCCACCCGCGTCCGCGACCACCGCGACCAGCTGCGGGAGTTCCTGGACAGCAGCCGGAAGGCCGGCCGGCTCACCGTCGGCTACGGCGCGTCCATCAAGGGCAATGTGATCCTCCAGTACTGCGGCCTCACCGAGGAGGACCTGCCGTGCATCGGCGAGGTCAGCCCGGGGAAGGCCGGCGGGTTCTCGCCCGGCAGCGGCATCCCCGTGGTCACCGAGGAGGAGGCGAAGGCGCTGGGCCCCGACCAACTCCTCGTTCTCCCCTGGATCTACCGCGCCGGCTTCGTCGAACGGGAGACGGAGTTCATGGCAGGCGGCGGCAAGTTGGTCTTCGCGCTGCCGACGCTCGACATCGTGACCGCCAAGTAACAGGAGAGAACGACGTGACCACGCGTGTATGGGACTACCTGGACGAGTACGGCAGCGAACGGGAGGACATCCTGGACGCCGTCTCCACCGTCTTCGAATCCGGCCAGTTGGTCCTCGGCCAGAGCGTCAACAACTTCGAGGCGGAGTTCGCCCGTTACCACGGTGTCGGACACTGCACCAGCGTCGACAACGGGACCAACGCCATCAAGCTGGGCCTGGAGGCCCTCGGTATCGGTCCCGGCGACGAGGTCATCACCGTCTCGAACACGGCGGCGCCCACCGTGATCGCGATCGTCGGCGCCGGTGCCACCCCGGTCTTCGTCGATGTCCGCGAGGACGACTTCCTGATGGACACCGACCAGGTCGAGGCGGCCATCACGCCCAGGACCAAGGCGCTGGTCCCGGTGCACCTGTACGGGCAGTGCGTGGACATGGCGCCGCTTGAGCGGCTGGCCGAGCGGCACGGGCTGAAGATCCTGGAGGACTGCGCCCAGGCGCACGGCGCCCGGCACCACGGGCGGATCGCCGGCTCGATGGGCGACGCGGCGGCGTTCTCCTTCTACCCGACCAAGGTCCTCGGCGCCTACGGCGACGGCGGCGCGGTCATCAGCCCGTCCGAGGAGGTGAACGCGGCGATGCGCCAACTGCGGTACTACGGCATGGAGAAGGTCTACTACGTGGTGCGGAGCCCGGGACACAACTCCCGCCTGGACGAGGTGCAGGCCGAGATCCTGCGGCGCAAGCTGACCCGCCTGGACGCCTATGTCGCCGGCCGCAACGAGGTGGCGCGCCGCTACGAGAAGGAGCTGGGCGACGTCGACGGCCTGCTGCTGCCGAGGACAAGCCCTGGCAACACGCATGTCTACTACGTCTATGTCGTCCGCCATCCGCGCCGCGACGACATCATCGAGGCGCTCAAGCGGTTCGACATCTCGCTCAACATCAGCTACCCCTGGCCGGTGCACACCATGTCGGGATTCGCCGACCTCGGGTATCGGGAGGGCTCGCTCCCCGTCACGGAGCGGTTGGCGAAGGAGATCTTCTCGCTGCCGATGTACCCCTCGTTGCCCACCGACACCCAGGACAAGGTCATCGGCGCGCTGCGCGACGTGCTGAGCGGTCTGTAGGCCCGAGGCCAGAAAGCGAGTTGCTTGTGGACATCGAGAAGCTGGACATCGAGGGGGCGTTCGCGTTCACGCCGCCCGTCTACCGGGACCAACGCGGCCTGTTCACCACGCCGTTCGAAGGCGCCGCCTTCGCCGAGGCCACCGGACGACCGCTGTTCACGGTCGGCCAGGTCAGTCACAACGTGTCGGCCGCCGGAGTGCTGCGGGGCATCCACTACACGGCCGTGCCCCCGGGGAAGGCCAAGTACGTCTACAGCCCCCACGGCCGGGTGCGGGACTTCATGGTGGACCTCCGGGTGGGCTCGCCCACCTTCGGCCGGTGGACGGAGCACCAGCTCGGCGGCGACACCGGCCGCGCGGTGTACATCCCGGTCGGCGTGGGGCACGCCTTCCAGGCCGAGGAGGACGACTCGATCGTGGTCTATGTGATGCCGGGCCACTACGTCCCGGCCAACGAGCTGACGGTCTCCCCGCTGGATCCGGCGATCGGTCTGCCGGTGGCGACCGAACCCCATCTGCTGTCCCAGCGGGACGCCGAGGCGCCGACCCTGGCCGAGGCCGGGGAACGAGGGCTGCTGCCCGACTACGACCGCTGCCGGGAACTGGAGTTGACGCTGTGAGCGACCGACCGCGCGTCGTGCTGCTGGGCGCGACCGGCTTCGTCGGCTCGACGATCCTCGCCGAGCTGGCCCGCGAGCCCCTGCGGGTCCGGGCCGTCGCCCGCCGCGAGGCGCTCCCACCGGCCGACGCGGTCGCCGACGTCGAGGTGCGGACCGCCGATCTGACCGAGCCGGGCGCCGTGGCCGAAGCGGTCGCCGACGCCGATGTCGTCATCCACTCGATCGCCTATATCGCCGGCTCGTCCAGCTGGCGGATCGAGGACGGCGACAAGGCCGCCGAACGCGTCAACGTCGATCTGGTGCGGGACGTGGTGCGGGCGCTGCGTGACCGCCCCGGGACTGGCCTGCTGTTCGTCGGCGCCTGCTCCCAGGTGGGCCCCTCCCAGAAGGCGGTGCTGGACGGCAGCGAACCGGACGAGCCCAAGGGCGAGTACGACCGGCAGAAGCTGGCCGCCGAACGGATCGTGCTGGACGCCACGGCCGCCGGCCTGGTGCGGGGCGCCTCGATCCGGCTGCCCACGGTGTTCGGGCCCAGCGCCCACCCGGAGACCAGGGACAAGGGGGTCGTCTCGCTGATGGCGGGGCGCGCCCTGGCCGGGCAGCCGATCACCATGTGGCACGACGGCACGGTCCGCCGGGACCTGCTCCCCGTGCGGGACGTGGCGCGCGCGCTGGTCGCCGCGCTCGGCCACGTCGACGCGCTGGCCGGCCGCCACTGGCTGTTGGGCACGGGCGTCGGCTCCCCGCTCGGCGACGTGTTCCGCACGGTCGCCGGGCTGGTCGCCGAGCGCACCGGCAAGCCGGAGGTGCCCGTCCTCTCGGTGGATCCGCCGGAGTACGCGGAGACGACGGACTTCCGCGACGTGGTGATCGACCCGTCGCGGTTCGCCTCGGTGACCGGCTGGCGCGCGCGGACGCCGCTGTCGGAGGCGCTGCGGGAGACCGTGGAGCACTGCCACACGGCGGCCGAGGCCCGCTGAACACCTGACCGCCCGACCCGGCCCGCCCGCCCCGACCACCGGGGGCGGGCGGGCCTTCGCGCTGCCCGTGGCGCTTCGGGGGCCGGTCATCCGCCATGCCGCCTCCGTGCCGTGACCGCCGGATGTCGGCGATCCGGCGCCTCGGCGTTGACGCAAATTCCTTGCGGTTCTTGCGGGTTGTCGGCCCGGCGTGTCGAGGACGGGCGTAAGCGGCAGTTCAACGGGGTCACGTCGTTTGCGTGCCGCGCGCAACCAGTTGGCGGGGCCGCCGAGTTGGCGAGCAAGAAGGCGTGCGCGACCTGTGGACACCTTGGCATGCTCCTGCAACTCTCTGATGTCAATACGCAAAATCATGCGCGCACGATGCATGGTCATGCGTGCCGTCGGGATGGGCCAGGGACGCCTGCCAGGGATGAGGGCACAGGGATGAGAGGCCAGGGATGAGACGAAGAGGTCTGGGAGCGCGGGCCGGAGCCGCCGCGCTCACCGCCATGCTGATGATCGGGGGTGGACTGACCGCCGGGGTCGCCACCGCCAGCGACACCGGGTTGGCCGCCGGGGCGCCAGCGACGGCCAGCAGCGTCGACGGCGAGCGCCTCGCCGCGCATGTCACCGACGGCGACCAGGGCAGCTACTGGGAGAGCGCCGCCGACGAGTTCCCCGCGTGGGTGGCCGTCGACCTCGGCGAGGTGGCCCGCGTCGACGGCGTGGTGCTCAGCCTGCCGGCCGACTGGGAGAGCAGGGAGCAGACGGTCGCCGTGCACGGAAGCATGGACGGCACCACCTTCACCACGCTGGCCAACGCCGCGACCCACGCCTTCGAGCAGGGCTCGGAGAACCGGGTGACGATTCCGCTGCCCGCGCAGCGCACCCGGTTCGTCCGGCTGGAGATCACGGCCAACAGCGCTGCGGACAAAGCCCAGTTGGCGGAGCTGGAGGTGAACAGGGCCGCCGAGTCGGAGGAGAACCTGGCGCTCGGGGCGACGTTCACCGCCAGCAGTTCGGCCGAGGGCGGCGAGGCCCCCCTCGCCGGCGACGGCGAGCGGAGCACCTACTGGCAGAGCGAGAGCGGCGAACTGCCGCAGTGGGTGCGCGCCGACCTCGGGGCCTCGGTGCCGCTGAACCGGATCGTGCTCGGCCTGCCGGGCGACTTCGAGCCGCGCACCCAGACGCTGACGCTCCAGGTGTCGCAGGACGGCACGGAGTTCACCGACCTCACCCCGGCCGAGGAGGCGCTCTTCGACGCCGAGGCCGGCGACAACACGGTGACCCTGGCCTTCGACAACACCACCGCCCGCCATGTGCGGGTGTGGGTCACCGGCAACACCGAGCAGGACGCCGCCCAGTTGGGCGAGCTGGAGATCTACGGCCCGACGGAGGGCGACACCGAGGCGCCCAGCGCACCCGGCGCCTTGACCAGCGCCGTCGCCGAGCCCGGACAGATCGGCCTGAGCTGGGAGGCCGCCGAGGACGACACCGGAGTGGCCGGCTACGAGATCTGGGCGGACGGGGTGCTGCGCACCACCGTCCCCGGCGACGCCACCACCCACACCGACACCCAGCCGGCGGACGCCACCGTCAGCTACACGGTGCGGGCGCTCGACGCGGCGGGGAACCGTTCGGCGGACAGCGAGACGGTCACCCACGAGGGTGAACTCAACGCCCAGGCCGTTGAGTTGGCGCGGGGCAAGCCGATCAGCGCGTCCTCCTTCGTGCACACCTTTGTCGCGGCCAACGCCAACGACGGTGACACGGACACCTACTGGGAGGGGGGCGCCTATCCGAGCGAGCTGACCGTCGAGTTGGGCGCCGAGGCCGAACTGGACTCGGTGGTAGTCCGGTTGAACCCGGGCAGCGCCTGGGGCGACCGCACCCAGCGGATCGCGGTGCTCGGCCGCTCCGGCTCGGGCGGCTTCGAAACGCTGGTCGCAGCCGCCGACTACGCCTTCTCCCCGACCACCGGGAACACGGTGACCATCCCGGTCAGCGGCCAGGCAGCCGATGTGCGGCTGGCCATCACCGCCAACTCCGGTGCGCCCGCAGGGCAGGTCGCCGAGCTGGAGGTGCACGGCGAGCCGGCCCCGAACCCCGACCTTGAGGTGGTCGCGCTGACCGCGACGCCGCCCGCCCCGCTGGAGTCCGACCCGGTGACCCTGACGGCGACCGTGCGCAACAGCGGCCCCGTCGCCTCGTCCGCCACCGAGGTGGCGTTCCTGGTGAACGGGGACGAGCAGGCCACCGCCGAGGTCGAGGGGCTTGAGCCGGGCGAAACCGCCGAGGTCTCGGCCGAGGTGGGCGTGTTCCCCGCGGGCGAGCTCACGGTGAGCGCCGTGGTCGACCCGGAGAACACCGTGGTCGAGCAGAACGAGGACAACAACACCTACGAGAGCCCCGAGCCGGTCGTGGTCGAGCCGGTGGCCAGCGCCGATCTGGTGGTGGCCGGCGTCACCTGGGATCCGGCGAACCCGTCGGCCGGCGACGAGGTCGACTTCTCGGTGCGGCTGGCCAACCGGGGCACCCTGGACACGACGGCCGGCGCCCACGAGATCACCCTGGCGATCGGCGACACCACGCTGACCGGCGAGTTCAACGGCGTGATCGCGGCCGGCAGCACCACATCGGCCATCGCGCTGGGGAGCTGGACGGCACAGGACGGCTCGTTCACCCTGGACACCACGGTCTCGGCGGACGCCAACGAGATCCCGGCCAAGCGCGGCAACAACACCGACACCCGCTCGTTCGCGGTCGGGCGCGGCGCGCAGATGCCGTACTCGATGTACGAGGCGGAGGACGCGACGACCGGCGGCGGCGCCGAGGTGGTCGGCCCCAACCGGGACGTCGGCGACATCGCGGGCGAGGCGTCCAACCGCCAAGCCGTGACGCTCGAATCGACCGGGGACTATGTCGAGTTCACCACCGGGGCGAGCACCAACACCCTGGTCACCCGGTTCTCCATCCCCGACAGCCCGAGCGGCGAGGGGATCGACAGCACCCTCAACGTCTATATCGACGGCGAGCCGCACGCCCCGCTCCAACTGACCTCGCGCTACGCCTGGTTGTACGGGGACGAGGCCAACCCGGGGAACTCGCCCGGCAGCGGCGGGCCGCGCCATATCTATGACGAGGCGCATCTGCTGCTGGACCGGACCGTGCCGGCCGGCAGCACCATCAGGCTCCAGAAGGACGCGGAGAACGACACCGAGTACGCCATCGACTTCATCAGCCTGGAGCAGGTGGCGCCGCTGCCCAACCCGGACCCGGCCGCCTACACCGAGCCGGAGGGCTTCACCCACCAGGACGTGCAGAACGCGCTCGACCGGGTGCGGATGGACACCACCGGAACCCTGGAGGGCGTCTACCTCCCGCCGGGCGACTACGAGACGTCCAACAAGTTCCAGGTCTACGGCGGCGCGGTCGACGTGGTGGGCGCCGGCGTCTGGTACACCCGCTTCCACGCGCCGACCACCCAGACCAACACGGACATCGGCTTCCGCGCCGACTCCACGGCCGGCGGCTCGCGGTTCGCGCACTTCGCCTACTTCGGCAACTACACCTCGCGGATCGACGGCCCAGGAAAGGTGTTCGACTTCTCCAATGTCGCGGACATCGTGATCGACGACATCTGGGTCGAGCACATGGTCTGCCTCTACTGGGGCGCCAACACCGACCGCGTCACCATCAGCAACTCGCGCATCCGCAACCTGTTCGCCGACGGCCTCAACATGACCAACGGCAGCACGGACAACCATGTCACCAACAACGAGGCGCGGGCGACCGGCGACGACAGCTTCGCGCTGTTCTCGGCGATCGACGCGGGCGGCGCCGACGAGACCGGCAACGTCTACGAGAACCTGACCTCGCTGCTGACCTGGCGCGCGGCTGGCCTGGCGGTCTACGGCGGCTACGACAACACCTTCCGCAACATCCGTATCGCGGACACCCTGGTCTACTCGGGCATCACCATCAGCTCGCTCGACTTCGGCTACCCGATGAACGGATTCGGTGAGATCCCGACCAACTTCGAGAACATCACCATCGAGAGAGCCGGCGGTCACTTCTGGGGCGACCAGGTCTTCCCCGGCATCTGGCTCTTCTCCGCCTCGGAGGTGTTCCAGGGCATCAGGGTCTCCGACGTGGACATCGTCGATCCCACCTATGTGGGGATCATGTTCCAGACCAACTACGTCGGCGGCCAGGCGGAGTACCCGGTGGCCGACACGATCCTCACCGACGTCACCATCAGCGGCGCGCGGCGCAGCGGTGACGCCTACGACCACAAGTCGGGGATCGGCGTCTGGGCCAACGAGATGGCGGAGGCCGGTCAGGGGCCGGCGGTCGGCGAGGCCACGTTCAACAACCTGGTGCTCGACGGCAACGCGGAGGACTTCCGCAACACCACCTCCACCTTCGAGTTCCACCTCAACCCCTAGCGAGAGGTCGAGGGACAGGGCGGGGCCGTCCGGCGCTCTCCGGGCGGCCCGGCACCCCGGGAAGTGTCAACCGACGGTTGACACTTCCCGGGGTGTCAACCTAAGGTTGACAGCATGACGGAACCCGTGGGAATGGCCTATCCCGTACGACTCGACGATCTGATCGACGCGATCAAGAAGGTGCACACCGACGCACTCGACCAGCTCACGGACGCCGTGATCGCCGGCGACCACCTGGGTGAGCTGGCCGACCACCTGATCGGCCACTTCGTGGACCAGGCCCGCCGTTCCGGCGCCTCCTGGTCGGAGATCGGCCGCAGCATGGGCGTGACCAGGCAGGCCGCGCAGAAGCGGTTCGTGCCCAAGGACCCCGCAGGGCAGGGCGGCGCGAGTGCCGAGGACGGCGCCGGGCTCGACCCGAGCCAGGGCTTCGGCCGGTTCACCACCCGGGCGAAGAACGTGGTGATGGCGGCGCAGAACGAGGCCAACGCGGCGCGCAACGACGAGATCACACCGGCACATCTGGCGCTCGGGCTGCTCGCCGAGCCCAAGGGCGTCGCGGTGCTCGCCATCGAGAGCCGGGGGGTGACCCCCGAGGCGCTGCGCGAGGCGCTGGTCGCCACCCTCCCGGCAGCCGCCGGCGAGGTGCCCGCGCTGATCCCCTACGACGCGGGCTCGCGCAAGGCCCTGGAGCTGACCTTCCGGGAGGCACTGCGCCTCGGGCACAACTACATCGGCACCGAGCACATCCTGCTGGCGCTGCTGGAGTTCGAGGACGGCGAGGGGCCGCTGCACGGCCTGGGCATCGACAAGGCGGGGGCCGAGGCGTTTGTGACGGACCTGCTCAGCCAGCTGGTCAAGGGGGACTGACCGGCCCGAGGGGCACGGCGTCGGCGGATCACATCAGCGTCAGCTGGGTGTCCGCCGGCGCCGGCGTGGGCGCGGGCTCCACGGGGGCCGCGGGCTCGGGGGAGCGGTGCGCGCCCGGCCGGCTCGGGCCTATCCCGCACTCGGCGGCGGCCTCGTGCACCTCGCGGGTGATCCGCCGCTGATACCACTTGGGGGCGTAGGCGCCATCCGCGTAGAGCGCCTCGTAGCGGCGGACCAGGCGCGGATGGTGTCGCGCCAGCCAGGCCATGTACCACTCCCTGGCCCCGGGGCGCAGATGCAGCGCCAGCGGGGTGACGGAGGAGGCGCCGGCCTCCGCGATCGCCCGCACCGTGCGCCGTAGCTGGTCGGGGGAGTCCGCCAGATAGGGCAGCACCGGGGCCATCAACACCGAACAGGGGATGCCGTGTTCGCGGAGCGTGCGGACGATGTCGAGCCGCCGCTCGGGCGCCGGGGTGCCCGGCTCGACCGCGCGCCACAGCGTCTCGTCCAGCAGGCCGACGGAGACGGAGATCCCCACCTCCGTGACGGCGGCGGCCTCGCGCAGCAGCGGCAGGTCCCGCAGGATCAGCGTGCCCTTGGTGAGGATGGAGAACGGGTTGGCCCGATCCCTGAGCGCCGCGATGATCCCCGGCATCAGCCGATAGCGGCCCTCGGCGCGCTGGTAGCAGTCGACGTTGGTGCCCATCGCGATGTGCTCGCCGCGCCAGCGGGCGGCGCCCAACTCGCGGCGCAGCAGCTCGGGCGCGTTCACCTTGACCACGATCTGGGTGTCGAAGTCGAGCCCCGTGTCGAGGTCCAGATAGCCGTGCGTCTTCCTGGCGAAGCAGTAGACGCAGGCGTGGGTGCAGCCGCGGTACGGGTTGACGGTGTAGGTGAACGGCATCCGGGAGGCGCCGGGCACGCGGTTGACGATGGACTTGGCGCGCACCTCGTGGAAGGTCACGCCCCGGAACTCGGGGGTGTCGATGGTCCGGCTGACCACATCGCTGCCGAAGAGCGCGGGGGGTGCCCCCGCCGATCCCTCGCTCAGCTGGTTCCAGCGCATGGGTGAACCCTCCTCGCCGCCGTGTTCTCGGTAATAGAACACAGGTTCGAAGGCGAGGTGTCAAGCCGATTTGGTCGGGGACGTCCGAAGTGGAAGGCTTGTCGAAGGTTCCATCTGCTCGACGCACCGTCCAACACACCGCCCGACAAACGGGTTTCACCGACACACGGGTTCACCGACGCATGGGGAGTGCTCGCATGGCGCAGATCGAGGTTGTCGCACGCCGGGAGATCGCGGCGCGGCCGGAGGAGGTGTACGCCGCCCTCGCCGACTTCAGGGAGGTCCACCCCCGGCTGCTGCCCGAGGAGTTCACCGACTACGAGGTCCGCGAGGGCGGCCACGGCGAGGGCACCGTGGTCTTCCTGAAGCTGCACGCCACCAAGAAGCGGGTGCGCTCCTGCCTGCTGGAGATCTCGGAACCGGAGGAGCGCACCCTGGTCGAGACCGACCGGAACTCCACCCTGGTCACCACCTGGACCACGGCCCCGGCCGCCGCGGAGGGCCGCGCCGAGGAGACCGATGTGACGGTGCGGACCGTCTGGGAGGGCTCCGGCGGCATCGGCGGCTTCTTCGAGGGGATCTTCGCGCCCCGGGTGCTCAAGGGCGTCTACGAGCGGCTGCTGGCCAACCTCGCGGCCGAGGTGGAGAAGGAGAGCCGGCCCTCCTGACGCCGGCCCCCAGGCCGGGGGGCGGACGAGACCGCCCCCGGCCTCGGGTCAGCCGACGTGCAGGCTCATCCCCGCCGTGCCGGGGCGCTCCCTGCCGGGACGCAGCACCAGATCCCGGGTGTAGTCCTCGTCGCGCAGGCTCAGATAGGGCACGGGCCGTTCGGTGAAGAGCCCCGCCAGCCGCTCCCGGTAGGCCGCGGTCACCCGGGCGAATCCCTCCTCGTCCAGGTCGGTCGCGTCATGGACGGGGAACGGCTCCAGCACGGTGAGACCGGTGAAGAACAACACCCCGTGCTGGAGCGGAAAGAGCACCTCGGCCAGCGGGCCGTGGATGCCGCGTCCGGAGAGCGAGGGCTCGCCGGCGCCGATGGTCACCGAGATCAGCGCCCGGCGGCCGGCCAGGGTGCCGTCGCCGTACTTGGGCATCGAGCTGTCGCCATAGCCGAAGCCGGCGGTGAACACCCGGTCGAACCAGCCCTTGAGGATCGCCGGCACCGAGAACCACCACAGCGGGAACTGGAACACCACGGCGTCGGCCCACAGCAGCTTCTCCTGCTCGGCCCGCACGTCGGCCGTCAACGTTCCGCCGTCGAACGCCAGCTGGGAGGCGCTGGCCACATCGAGCCGCTCGGCGGGGTCGTGGGCGGGGTAGTCGTCGCCGTCGACCGACGCCTTCCACTTCATCGCGTAGAGGTCGGAGGTCCGCACCTGGTGGCCGGCGGCGCGCAGCTCCGCTTCGGCGAAGGAGGCGAGCGAGGTGGTCAGCGAACGGGGCTCGGGGTGGGCATGGACGATCAACACCTTGCGGCCGGTCCCGGCCGC
This region includes:
- a CDS encoding dTDP-4-dehydrorhamnose 3,5-epimerase family protein, with amino-acid sequence MDIEKLDIEGAFAFTPPVYRDQRGLFTTPFEGAAFAEATGRPLFTVGQVSHNVSAAGVLRGIHYTAVPPGKAKYVYSPHGRVRDFMVDLRVGSPTFGRWTEHQLGGDTGRAVYIPVGVGHAFQAEEDDSIVVYVMPGHYVPANELTVSPLDPAIGLPVATEPHLLSQRDAEAPTLAEAGERGLLPDYDRCRELELTL
- a CDS encoding Clp protease N-terminal domain-containing protein, coding for MTEPVGMAYPVRLDDLIDAIKKVHTDALDQLTDAVIAGDHLGELADHLIGHFVDQARRSGASWSEIGRSMGVTRQAAQKRFVPKDPAGQGGASAEDGAGLDPSQGFGRFTTRAKNVVMAAQNEANAARNDEITPAHLALGLLAEPKGVAVLAIESRGVTPEALREALVATLPAAAGEVPALIPYDAGSRKALELTFREALRLGHNYIGTEHILLALLEFEDGEGPLHGLGIDKAGAEAFVTDLLSQLVKGD
- a CDS encoding discoidin domain-containing protein — translated: MRRRGLGARAGAAALTAMLMIGGGLTAGVATASDTGLAAGAPATASSVDGERLAAHVTDGDQGSYWESAADEFPAWVAVDLGEVARVDGVVLSLPADWESREQTVAVHGSMDGTTFTTLANAATHAFEQGSENRVTIPLPAQRTRFVRLEITANSAADKAQLAELEVNRAAESEENLALGATFTASSSAEGGEAPLAGDGERSTYWQSESGELPQWVRADLGASVPLNRIVLGLPGDFEPRTQTLTLQVSQDGTEFTDLTPAEEALFDAEAGDNTVTLAFDNTTARHVRVWVTGNTEQDAAQLGELEIYGPTEGDTEAPSAPGALTSAVAEPGQIGLSWEAAEDDTGVAGYEIWADGVLRTTVPGDATTHTDTQPADATVSYTVRALDAAGNRSADSETVTHEGELNAQAVELARGKPISASSFVHTFVAANANDGDTDTYWEGGAYPSELTVELGAEAELDSVVVRLNPGSAWGDRTQRIAVLGRSGSGGFETLVAAADYAFSPTTGNTVTIPVSGQAADVRLAITANSGAPAGQVAELEVHGEPAPNPDLEVVALTATPPAPLESDPVTLTATVRNSGPVASSATEVAFLVNGDEQATAEVEGLEPGETAEVSAEVGVFPAGELTVSAVVDPENTVVEQNEDNNTYESPEPVVVEPVASADLVVAGVTWDPANPSAGDEVDFSVRLANRGTLDTTAGAHEITLAIGDTTLTGEFNGVIAAGSTTSAIALGSWTAQDGSFTLDTTVSADANEIPAKRGNNTDTRSFAVGRGAQMPYSMYEAEDATTGGGAEVVGPNRDVGDIAGEASNRQAVTLESTGDYVEFTTGASTNTLVTRFSIPDSPSGEGIDSTLNVYIDGEPHAPLQLTSRYAWLYGDEANPGNSPGSGGPRHIYDEAHLLLDRTVPAGSTIRLQKDAENDTEYAIDFISLEQVAPLPNPDPAAYTEPEGFTHQDVQNALDRVRMDTTGTLEGVYLPPGDYETSNKFQVYGGAVDVVGAGVWYTRFHAPTTQTNTDIGFRADSTAGGSRFAHFAYFGNYTSRIDGPGKVFDFSNVADIVIDDIWVEHMVCLYWGANTDRVTISNSRIRNLFADGLNMTNGSTDNHVTNNEARATGDDSFALFSAIDAGGADETGNVYENLTSLLTWRAAGLAVYGGYDNTFRNIRIADTLVYSGITISSLDFGYPMNGFGEIPTNFENITIERAGGHFWGDQVFPGIWLFSASEVFQGIRVSDVDIVDPTYVGIMFQTNYVGGQAEYPVADTILTDVTISGARRSGDAYDHKSGIGVWANEMAEAGQGPAVGEATFNNLVLDGNAEDFRNTTSTFEFHLNP
- a CDS encoding class I SAM-dependent methyltransferase, giving the protein MTAISACRVCGNRSLIPVIDLGDQALTSIFPRSRAEVVPTGPLDLVRCSPDGCGLVQLRHTADLTMIHGDHYEYRSGIRPYMINHLRSKVEAVLRVVDLESTDLVLDIGSNDSTLLQAYPSDGPTLVGVDPTGEKLREFYPPHIELIPDFFTREKFQERYGDRKAKIVTSIAMFYNLPDPMGFMRDVHAILADDGVWMIEVSNLTSMIDATAYDVMCHEHLELYALRQIEWMADRVGFTVVRAEITEVYNGSLCVILAKSPTRYRVDEAGIEELRRIEAAGGLDTMAPFEAFATRVRDHRDQLREFLDSSRKAGRLTVGYGASIKGNVILQYCGLTEEDLPCIGEVSPGKAGGFSPGSGIPVVTEEEAKALGPDQLLVLPWIYRAGFVERETEFMAGGGKLVFALPTLDIVTAK
- a CDS encoding SRPBCC family protein: MAQIEVVARREIAARPEEVYAALADFREVHPRLLPEEFTDYEVREGGHGEGTVVFLKLHATKKRVRSCLLEISEPEERTLVETDRNSTLVTTWTTAPAAAEGRAEETDVTVRTVWEGSGGIGGFFEGIFAPRVLKGVYERLLANLAAEVEKESRPS
- a CDS encoding Rv2578c family radical SAM protein, with product MRWNQLSEGSAGAPPALFGSDVVSRTIDTPEFRGVTFHEVRAKSIVNRVPGASRMPFTYTVNPYRGCTHACVYCFARKTHGYLDLDTGLDFDTQIVVKVNAPELLRRELGAARWRGEHIAMGTNVDCYQRAEGRYRLMPGIIAALRDRANPFSILTKGTLILRDLPLLREAAAVTEVGISVSVGLLDETLWRAVEPGTPAPERRLDIVRTLREHGIPCSVLMAPVLPYLADSPDQLRRTVRAIAEAGASSVTPLALHLRPGAREWYMAWLARHHPRLVRRYEALYADGAYAPKWYQRRITREVHEAAAECGIGPSRPGAHRSPEPAAPVEPAPTPAPADTQLTLM
- a CDS encoding NAD(P)H-dependent oxidoreductase, with the translated sequence MTTHDNAAGTGRKVLIVHAHPEPRSLTTSLASFAEAELRAAGHQVRTSDLYAMKWKASVDGDDYPAHDPAERLDVASASQLAFDGGTLTADVRAEQEKLLWADAVVFQFPLWWFSVPAILKGWFDRVFTAGFGYGDSSMPKYGDGTLAGRRALISVTIGAGEPSLSGRGIHGPLAEVLFPLQHGVLFFTGLTVLEPFPVHDATDLDEEGFARVTAAYRERLAGLFTERPVPYLSLRDEDYTRDLVLRPGRERPGTAGMSLHVG
- a CDS encoding NAD-dependent epimerase/dehydratase family protein, whose amino-acid sequence is MSDRPRVVLLGATGFVGSTILAELAREPLRVRAVARREALPPADAVADVEVRTADLTEPGAVAEAVADADVVIHSIAYIAGSSSWRIEDGDKAAERVNVDLVRDVVRALRDRPGTGLLFVGACSQVGPSQKAVLDGSEPDEPKGEYDRQKLAAERIVLDATAAGLVRGASIRLPTVFGPSAHPETRDKGVVSLMAGRALAGQPITMWHDGTVRRDLLPVRDVARALVAALGHVDALAGRHWLLGTGVGSPLGDVFRTVAGLVAERTGKPEVPVLSVDPPEYAETTDFRDVVIDPSRFASVTGWRARTPLSEALRETVEHCHTAAEAR
- a CDS encoding DegT/DnrJ/EryC1/StrS family aminotransferase gives rise to the protein MTTRVWDYLDEYGSEREDILDAVSTVFESGQLVLGQSVNNFEAEFARYHGVGHCTSVDNGTNAIKLGLEALGIGPGDEVITVSNTAAPTVIAIVGAGATPVFVDVREDDFLMDTDQVEAAITPRTKALVPVHLYGQCVDMAPLERLAERHGLKILEDCAQAHGARHHGRIAGSMGDAAAFSFYPTKVLGAYGDGGAVISPSEEVNAAMRQLRYYGMEKVYYVVRSPGHNSRLDEVQAEILRRKLTRLDAYVAGRNEVARRYEKELGDVDGLLLPRTSPGNTHVYYVYVVRHPRRDDIIEALKRFDISLNISYPWPVHTMSGFADLGYREGSLPVTERLAKEIFSLPMYPSLPTDTQDKVIGALRDVLSGL